In one window of Deltaproteobacteria bacterium DNA:
- a CDS encoding HesA/MoeB/ThiF family protein: protein MQEQLVRGIEKAAASRTYPDGGHYKALSAADTQKLARECGLAPREVDIAALGRRIIPERYARNM, encoded by the coding sequence ATGCAGGAGCAGCTAGTCCGCGGAATTGAAAAAGCGGCGGCGTCAAGAACCTATCCCGACGGCGGTCACTATAAAGCCCTGTCCGCAGCCGACACGCAAAAACTGGCCCGGGAATGCGGCCTGGCCCCGAGAGAGGTGGATATTGCCGCTTTGGGTCGCCGCATCATCCCCGAACGCTACGCTCGCAACATG
- a CDS encoding MoaD/ThiS family protein — protein MSATIDLRFFASLRKFSPPSADTYPITPGATVRDLLRQLGVPLEKAKLIFVNGLKKDLDARLEGGERVGIFPPVGGG, from the coding sequence ATGTCTGCAACCATCGATCTCAGGTTTTTTGCAAGCCTGCGGAAATTCAGCCCGCCTTCGGCGGACACCTACCCCATTACACCCGGCGCCACGGTGAGAGATTTGCTGCGGCAACTGGGCGTCCCCCTGGAAAAAGCCAAGCTCATCTTTGTAAACGGTTTGAAAAAAGACCTGGACGCCCGGTTGGAGGGCGGCGAACGGGTGGGCATCTTCCCCCCCGTGGGCGGAGGATGA